A genomic region of Cannabis sativa cultivar Pink pepper isolate KNU-18-1 chromosome 1, ASM2916894v1, whole genome shotgun sequence contains the following coding sequences:
- the LOC133033996 gene encoding stemmadenine O-acetyltransferase-like → MEVTIFSRETIRPSSSLIRHMEPKKLCLFDQLTPSTYPEVVIFYSMNDPNLDLDKTLIQLKKSLSETLTLFYPLSGKTKNNLYIEDYDTGVPYWEAKVNCRMSDYLQLRETESLNKFVAIHPFTKEKDNSDPQLAIQVNVFSCGGIALGVSLNHKQLDGETLSYFLKSWAALFTGSPHKVVIPQLSKAASFFLPQTELPPNCVALMDQLWFKKSNYVTKRFYFNNKAISTLKSLGKSETVPSPTRNDVVSCFIWKHATEASWAISGKPRISVAAHAVNMRPRMKNPRSLENCTGNLFWWASIIVNPAQKAELELSQLVALTNEIVSEFNGDYLESMVGEAGFEPISDFVTQLESMMGMDSEKPDIFAFTNWKNTFNVVDFGWGNPVWVGAHGKVGPEFRNMVVLIDSQGSNDKEVEAFVTLEDRQMAILESDSQFLAFAGNGHNINSSL, encoded by the coding sequence ATGGAGGTGACCATATTTTCTCGAGAAACAATCAGACCATCAAGTTCATTGATTCGCCACATGGAACCCAAAAAGCTGTGTCTCTTCGATCAGCTAACTCCATCAACTTACCCTGAAGTAGTCATTTTTTACTCTATGAATGATCCAAACTTGGATCTTGACAAAACCCTAATCCAGTTGAAGAAATCTTTGTCTGAAACCCTAACTTTGTTTTATCCCTTATCCGGAAAAACCAAGAACAATCTGTACATCGAAGACTACGACACTGGTGTTCCTTACTGGGAAGCCAAAGTTAACTGTCGTATGTCCGACTATCTTCAGCTTCGAGAAACTGAGTCACTCAACAAATTTGTGGCTATTCATCCCTTTACCAAAGAAAAAGACAACTCAGATCCTCAGCTTGCAATTCAGGTAAACGTGTTCAGTTGTGGCGGAATAGCCCTAGGAGTTAGCCTAAACCACAAACAATTGGACGGAGAAACTTTGAGTTATTTCCTCAAGTCATGGGCTGCTCTCTTCACCGGCTCACCTCACAAAGTAGTTATCCCACAACTATCCAAAGCGGCGTCGTTTTTCCTGCCACAGACAGAATTACCCCCCAACTGTGTAGCTCTCATGGACCAGTTATGGTTCAAGAAGAGTAACTACGTCACCAAGAGATTTTACTTCAACAACAAAGCCATATCCACGTTGAAATCCTTAGGTAAAAGCGAAACAGTCCCATCTCCTACCCGAAACGACGTCGTCAGCTGCTTCATATGGAAACACGCCACCGAGGCTTCTTGGGCCATATCAGGCAAGCCCAGAATATCCGTAGCGGCTCACGCCGTCAACATGAGGCCCAGGATGAAAAATCCTCGCTCACTGGAAAATTGCACGGGGAACCTCTTTTGGTGGGCCTCCATAATAGTGAACCCGGCGCAAAAGGCTGAGCTTGAGCTGAGTCAACTGGTGGCGTTGACTAATGAAATTGTGTCCGAATTCAACGGCGATTACTTGGAGAGCATGGTTGGAGAAGCCGGGTTCGAGCCCATTTCGGATTTTGTGACGCAGCTGGAGTCGATGATGGGTATGGATTCTGAAAAGCCAGACATATTTGCCTTTACTAACTGGAAAAACACCTTCAACGTGGTGGATTTCGGGTGGGGCAACCCGGTTTGGGTCGGGGCCCATGGAAAAGTCGGGCCGGAGTTTAGAAATATGGTTGTATTGATCGACTCACAAGGGAGTAATGATAAGGAGGTTGAAGCTTTTGTGACGTTGGAAGATCGGCAAATGGCAATACTTGAGAGTGATTCACAGTTTTTGGCGTTTGCAGGGAATGGCCATAATATCAATTCAAGCCTGTAG
- the LOC133034004 gene encoding uncharacterized protein LOC133034004, which translates to MFNNRDSDIILGIPLSSNVSIDTWSWEGERTGEFSVKSAYSMLQQQKRAEEMAANSDIWRQLWQLKVPPKVKNFLWRAVTARAGCYGGRYAVEVIEAMGIKEALSWVKTNNWQHVQIETDSLVSV; encoded by the exons ATGTTCAATAATCGAGATTCTGATATTATTTTGGGCATCCCACTAAGCTCAAATGTCTCCATTGATACATGGTCTTGGGAGGGGGAAAGAACGGGCGAGTTCTCAGTCAAAAGTGCTTATAGCATGCTCCAACAACAAAAGCGTGCCGAAGAGATGGCTGCAAACTCAGACATCTGGCGACAACTATGGCAATTGAAGGTTCCCCCAAAAGTCAAAAACTTTTTGTGGAGAGCCGTTACAG CACGGGCCGGTTGCTATGGTGGAAGATATGCAGTTGAAGTCATTGAAGCCATGGGGATTAAAGAAGCTCTCAGTTGGGTAAAGACCAACAACTGGCAACATGTTCAAATTGAGACGGACAGTCTTGTTTCTGTATAA